The genomic segment GCAGCCAGGATGAGAGAAAACAGGGTGTTTACCCGGCGGGTGGGAACTCCATAAACTCTGGCGACTTCTTCATCAAAGGTGCTAAAGAGGAGCTGTTTATAAAAAAAGAAAATTCCCATGGCTGCAAACAGGGTCACTATGAGAATAACCACAAGATCGGTGGAAGTAACCCCTAGAATATTACCGAATAGAGCGGCCTCAAAGTTCCTTGTAAATTTTCGGGCCCGGCTGATCAATGCGACCCCCATGGCGAAGCTGGCGGTGGTAACAACCCCGATGGCGGCGTCTGCTCCGATTTTTCTCCGTCGCGTAACCTCGTTAATCACCAACGCAGCTAAAAATCCCCACAACGCTGCACCTACATAAAAATTAAGACTTAATACATAGCTGATAACCGCTCCCCCAAAAACGGCATGGGATAAACCATGGCCAATGTAACTCATTCTTCTTAAAACAATATAAACTCCGATGAGTCCACAAAGTCCTCCGACCAGAAAGGCGGCCAGGAGTCCTCGGCGAAAGAACTCATATTGGAAAGGATGTAGGAGAAATTCCATGGGAGAACGGGAAGGTGGGAGAGGGAAAGAATGAGGTGTGGAAGAAATATGCAGACTCCCACACTTCTATCTTTCCACACTTCCACCTTTTATTCATGGGATTTAAGCACCAGAGCGCTATTGGCAATCAGAGTAAGTGGACCTTGCTTGATAACCATCATCTCCGAGTTATAGGTTTGCCGCAGGACTTCGGTTGTAAAAATTTCCTCAGGAGCCCCCTGGGCAATAACCCTTTGATTAAAGCAAATAACCCAGGGAAGATGCGCGGCGATTGCATTAAGATCATGGGTAGTTAAGAGAATCGTAACCCCTTTTAAATTAACTTCTGCCAACAGATGCAAGATATCATGTTGCGTTTTGAGATCTACACCGGCCGTCGGTTCGTCCAATAAAATCAGCTTGGGGTTTCCAATAAGCGCCCGGGCAAGAAAAACGCGTTGTTGCTGTCCACCGGAGAGGTTTCGTATCTGACGTTTTGCATAGGCCGTCAGCCCAAGCCGTTCCAGAAGTTCTGAGACCAGCCGACGATCTCGGGAGTTAGGCCATGGTAAGATCCCCATCTCTCGATATCGCCCCATCAGGACCACTTGCTCTACGGTTACCGGAAAGTCCCAATCCACACTTTCCAATTGGGGCACATATCCGATGAAGGGAGGGGCTTTTCCTTGAACCGGTTGGCCTAAAACGGTAACCATCCCCTGTAAGGGTTTAACAAGGCCTAAAATAACTTTAAGCAATGTCGTTTTACCAGATCCGGTTGGACCTACAATTCCTGCAAACTGACCTTGATATATGTTTAGATCGACCTTCTCAAAGACTGGAGAGTGATCATACCCACAGGAAACATCCACCAATTCAATAACCGGACGTTCTTTGATCCGAGTCTGTTGTCCACTAATTGTTGTCGGGGGTTGACTGTTCATCTATTTTTTAGCCTCCAGAGTTATTAAACCTCTCCTTTTAAGACTTGTACCTTTTCCGGCCAGAAATACTATCCCGGTAAGGGCGGATTTTAAACCCACTCTCTTTCTTCACCTTTGATTTCTAATTATTAAGATCTGCCGGATCGATCAGATCTAAGCCTTTGGGGTCACCTCCCAGGGAACTAACCATCGTCCGTACGTCTTCGATCATCATACCAATGTAGGTATGCTCAGGGGATCCCACAGGACCTGGCAAATCATCGTCTCGCAACGTATCTATATACTTTACTCCGGCTTCCCGGCCTATTTGATCCAGGACCTTGCTGGGAAATACCTCAGAACCAAAGATGGCAGGGACCTTTTCTTTTTTAATTTGGTCGATGAGCCTTGCTACTTCTTGAGGAGAAGGCTCTGAAAAACTGGCCGGTTGAATAGCCCCTATTACAGTCATTCCATAACGTCTGGCAAAATAAGCCCAGGAATCATGATAGGTTAATAATTTTCGATTCTGAGGGGGAATAGTCTGAACGGCCGCTTCA from the Candidatus Limnocylindrales bacterium genome contains:
- a CDS encoding metal ABC transporter ATP-binding protein, producing the protein MNSQPPTTISGQQTRIKERPVIELVDVSCGYDHSPVFEKVDLNIYQGQFAGIVGPTGSGKTTLLKVILGLVKPLQGMVTVLGQPVQGKAPPFIGYVPQLESVDWDFPVTVEQVVLMGRYREMGILPWPNSRDRRLVSELLERLGLTAYAKRQIRNLSGGQQQRVFLARALIGNPKLILLDEPTAGVDLKTQHDILHLLAEVNLKGVTILLTTHDLNAIAAHLPWVICFNQRVIAQGAPEEIFTTEVLRQTYNSEMMVIKQGPLTLIANSALVLKSHE
- a CDS encoding metal ABC transporter permease, which encodes MEFLLHPFQYEFFRRGLLAAFLVGGLCGLIGVYIVLRRMSYIGHGLSHAVFGGAVISYVLSLNFYVGAALWGFLAALVINEVTRRRKIGADAAIGVVTTASFAMGVALISRARKFTRNFEAALFGNILGVTSTDLVVILIVTLFAAMGIFFFYKQLLFSTFDEEVARVYGVPTRRVNTLFSLILAAAIIASMQVMGVTLIAAAIVTPAITARLLTDSFSKLVGLSVLLGSLTAVVGMYLSYYLDIASGASIVLFASLVFSGVLGYSSFRFPGQKVVPRSVSKRASELLEDL